The Eubacteriaceae bacterium Marseille-Q4139 genome has a window encoding:
- a CDS encoding manganese efflux pump, with translation MSLTELFIIAVGLSMDAFAVSVCKGLSVQKMKISHALTCGLYFGGFQALMPAIGYLLGSQFESMITHIDHWIAFILLGVIGFNMVKESRETDEEKLDAGFGVCSMLPLAVATSIDALAVGVTFAFLKVDIVWAVLFIGVVTFALSSVGVRVGHVFGVKYKSRAELAGGVILILMGTKILLEHLGLLAF, from the coding sequence ATGAGTCTGACAGAGTTATTTATCATTGCCGTGGGGCTTTCCATGGACGCGTTTGCCGTGTCTGTCTGTAAGGGGCTTTCGGTGCAGAAGATGAAAATCAGCCATGCACTGACCTGCGGCCTGTACTTCGGCGGGTTCCAGGCGCTGATGCCGGCCATCGGCTACCTGTTGGGAAGCCAGTTTGAAAGCATGATTACCCACATCGACCACTGGATTGCCTTTATCCTTTTGGGCGTCATCGGCTTCAACATGGTGAAGGAGTCCAGGGAGACGGATGAAGAGAAGTTAGACGCCGGTTTTGGAGTCTGTTCCATGCTGCCGCTTGCCGTTGCCACCAGCATCGACGCATTGGCTGTTGGCGTGACCTTTGCATTTCTCAAGGTGGACATCGTATGGGCCGTTCTGTTCATCGGCGTCGTGACCTTCGCCCTGTCCTCCGTCGGCGTGCGTGTCGGCCATGTTTTCGGAGTCAAGTATAAGTCGCGGGCCGAGCTTGCCGGCGGCGTGATCCTGATACTCATGGGTACGAAGATTCTTCTGGAGCATCTGGGGCTTCTCGCGTTCTAG
- a CDS encoding purine-nucleoside phosphorylase produces MNQELEKIYASVEKKISFRPEAALILGSGLGNFAEKVQIVETLDYKDIEGFPVSTVPGHKGRFLFGYVEDVPMVIMQGRVHYYEGYSMKEVTLPIRLMKLMGAKVLFLTNASGGINTEYHAGDFMLMEDHISSFIPSPLIGPNDEDMGPRFPDMSDVYKKEIREIIRRVAKEEDIPLQEGVYVQFTGPAYETPAEIRMARLLGADAVGMSTVCEAIVANHMGMAVCGISCITNMASGILPQPLSHTEVQETADRVAPLFERLVSKSLAAIYHEYMMK; encoded by the coding sequence ATGAATCAGGAATTGGAAAAGATTTACGCGAGTGTGGAAAAAAAGATCAGCTTCCGCCCGGAGGCTGCGCTGATTTTAGGCTCCGGTCTGGGGAATTTTGCCGAGAAGGTTCAGATTGTTGAAACGCTGGACTATAAGGATATCGAGGGATTCCCGGTCTCCACGGTGCCGGGCCATAAGGGACGGTTCCTGTTTGGATATGTGGAGGACGTGCCGATGGTGATTATGCAGGGCCGCGTCCATTATTATGAGGGCTATTCCATGAAGGAGGTCACGCTCCCGATCCGCCTCATGAAGCTGATGGGGGCGAAGGTTCTGTTCTTGACGAACGCGTCCGGCGGCATCAATACGGAGTACCATGCCGGTGATTTCATGCTGATGGAAGATCATATCAGCAGTTTCATCCCGTCGCCGCTCATCGGGCCAAACGACGAGGACATGGGGCCACGGTTCCCGGATATGAGCGATGTGTACAAAAAGGAGATCCGTGAGATTATCCGCCGCGTCGCCAAAGAAGAGGACATTCCGCTTCAAGAGGGCGTTTACGTCCAGTTTACGGGCCCGGCCTACGAGACGCCTGCGGAAATCCGCATGGCAAGGCTTCTAGGCGCCGACGCCGTCGGGATGAGCACGGTCTGCGAGGCCATCGTGGCCAACCATATGGGCATGGCAGTCTGCGGGATTTCCTGCATCACCAACATGGCAAGCGGGATCCTGCCGCAGCCGTTGAGCCATACGGAGGTACAGGAGACGGCCGACAGGGTGGCGCCGTTATTTGAGCGGCTGGTATCGAAATCGCTGGCGGCGATTTATCATGAATATATGATGAAATAA